A DNA window from Loxodonta africana isolate mLoxAfr1 chromosome 7, mLoxAfr1.hap2, whole genome shotgun sequence contains the following coding sequences:
- the LOC100656182 gene encoding olfactory receptor 52N2-like: protein MSGANSSSLTPGFFILNGIPGLETAHIWISLPFCFMYIIAVVGNCGLIYLISHEEALHRPMYYFLVLLSFTDVTSCTTTVPNMLCIFWFNLKEIDFNTCLAQMFFVHMLTAMESGVLMLMALDRYLAICYPLRYATILTNPVITKAGLATFLRSVIFIMPFTFLTKRLQYCQGNFIPHTYCDHMSVAKVSCGNYKANAIYGLLAALLIGGFDMCCISVSYTMILKTVVSLSSADAGHKAFSTCTSHICAIVITYVPALFTIFTHRFGGQNIPHHVHIIIANLYLMLPPTLNPIVYGVKTKQIQEGVMKLFFREENVLMK from the coding sequence ATGTCTGGTGCCAACAGCTCCAGCCTGACCCCAGGGTTCTTTATCTTGAATGGCATCCCTGGACTGGAAACTGCACACATCTGGATCTCCCTGCCATTCTGCTTCATGTACATCATCGCTGTGGTGGGGAACTGTGGGCTCATCTACCTCATCAGCCATGAGGAGGCTCTGCACAGGCCCATGTACTATTTTTTGGTCCTGCTATCCTTTACTGATGTTACTTCATGCACTACCACTGTACCCAATATGCTCTGCATATTCTGGTTCAACCTCAAGGAGATTGACTTTAACACCTGCTTGGCCCAGATGTTTTTTGTGCACATGTTGACTGCAATGGAATCTGGGGTGCTCATGCTCATGGCACTGGACCGCTACTTAGCCATCTGCTACCCCTTGCGTTATGCCACCATCCTCACCAACCCTGTCATCACCAAGGCTGGTCTTGCCACCTTTTTGAGAAGCGTGATATTCATTATGCCGTTCACCTTCCTCACCAAGCGCCTGCAATACTGCCAAGGCAACTTCATTCCTCACACTTACTGTGACCACATGTCTGTGGCCAAAGTGTCCTGTGGCAATTACAAGGCCAATGCTATTTATGGTCTCTTGGCAGCTCTCCTGATTGGGGGCTTTGATATGTGTTGTATCTCAGTGTCTTACACGATGATCCTGAAGACGGTGGTAAGTTTGTCATCAGCAGATGCTGGTCACAAGGCCTTCAGCACCTGTACCTCCCACATATGTGCTATTGTCATCACATATGTTCCAGCCTTATTCACTATTTTTACTCACCGTTTTGGGGGACAAAACATTCCCCACCATGTCCATATCATTATTGCTAATCTCTATTTGATGTTGCCTCCTACCCTGAACCCCATTGTTTATGGAGTCAAGACCAAGCAGATCCAGGAAGGAgttatgaaattattttttaggGAGGAAAATGTCTTGATGAAATAA
- the LOC100660451 gene encoding olfactory receptor 52N1 — protein MSFLNDTSLIPASFILNGIPGLEEVHLWISFPLCTMYSIAITGNFGLMYLIYSEEALHRPMYIFPALLSFTDVLMCTSTLPNTLCILWFNLKEIDFNACLSQMFFVHTFTGMESGVLMLMALDRFVAICYPLHYATILTNSVIAKAGLITFLRGVMLVIPFTFLTKRLPYCGGNVIPHTYCDHMSVAKISCGNVKVNAVYGLMVALLIGGFDILCITISYTMILRAVASLSSADAQQKAFSTCTAHICAIVITYVPAFFTFFTHLFGGHTIPPHVHIIMANLYLLMPPTMNPIVYGVKTKQIRECVIRFLFKGKDISSHNI, from the coding sequence ATGTCATTTCTAAATGATACCAGCCTAATCCCAGCTTCATTCATCCTTAATGGCATCCCTGGGCTGGAAGAAGTGCATTTGTGGATCTCCTTCCCCCTGTGTACCATGTACAGCATTGCCATTACAGGGAACTTTGGCCTTATGTACCTCATCTACTCTGAAGAGGCCTTACACAGACCTATGTACATCTTCCCAGCCCTTCTGTCCTTCACAGATGTGCTCATGTGCACCAGCACACTTCCCAACACCCTCTGCATATTGTGGTTCAACCTCAAGGAGATTGATTTTAATGCCTGCCTGTCCCAGATGTTCTTTGTCCACACGTTCACTGGGATGGAGTCTGGGGTGCTCATGCTCATGGCCCTGGACCGCTTTGTGGCCATCTGCTACCCCCTGCACTATGCCACTATTCTCACTAATTCAGTCATTGCCAAGGCCGGGCTCATCACTTTTCTTAGAGGTGTAATGCTTGTTATCCCTTTCACTTTCCTCACTAAGCGCCTACCATACTGCGGAGGCAATGTCATACCCCACACCTACTGTGACCACATGTCTGTGGCGAAGATATCCTGTGGTAATGTCAAGGTCAATGCTGTCTATGGTCTGATGGTTGCCCTTCTGATTGGGGGTTTTGATATCTTGTGCATCACAATTTCCTACACCATGATTCTTCGAGCAGTGGCGAGTCTGTCATCAGCAGACGCTCAACAGAAGGCCTTTAGCACCTGCACTGCCCACATTTGTGCCATCGTCATCACCTATGTTCCAGCCTTCTTCACCTTCTTTACACACCTTTTTGGGGGGCATACCATTCCACCCCACGTACACATTATCATGGCTAATCTCTATCTGCTCATGCCTCCCACAATGAACCCTATTGTGTACGGAGTGAAAACCAAGCAGATACGTGAATGTGTCATTAGGTTCCTGTTTAAGGGAAAGGACATTTCTTCTCATAACATTTAG